A section of the Acropora muricata isolate sample 2 chromosome 4, ASM3666990v1, whole genome shotgun sequence genome encodes:
- the LOC136915758 gene encoding UPF0547 protein C16orf87 homolog yields the protein MMVLQQCLACNLLITGPTRSCSCGHVLEDPSRFIGGKRFSDYRAMLYGRLEDRRKRQEKRMTNKVKRLTQDEQPVSGVENPVSPQQPFKTPARAATFKKTRKNTKRRKETTSRQLRKTKKASVPQELHSRFPSALQRINQKILGQNLLWLVLQMESGENRIALLHDES from the exons ATCACTGGACCAACCAGATCTTGTTCATGCGGCCATGTGCTCGAAGACCCGAGTCgattcattggaggaaaaagaTTTTCAG ATTACCGCGCCATGCTCTACGGACGCCTTGAGGATAGAAGGAAAAGACAAGAGAAGCGAATGACAAATAAGGTGAAGCGGTTGACTCAAGACGAACAGCCAGTCAGCGGTGTTGAG aaTCCAGTGTCACCACAACAACCCTTCAAAACACCAGCTAGGGCGGCGACTTTTAAGAAAACTAGAAAGAAcactaaaagaagaaaagaaaccacATCAAGACAACTACGAAAAACTAAGAAGGCTAGCGTGCCACAAGAACTTCACTCAAGATTCCCCAGCGCTCTTCAAAGGATCAACCAGAAAATATTAGGACAGAATTTGTTGTGGCTAGTGTTACAAATGGAGTCAGGAGAAAACCGAATTGCATTACTTCACGATGAGAGCTAA